One genomic segment of Nocardia spumae includes these proteins:
- a CDS encoding fatty acid desaturase family protein, whose amino-acid sequence MAISDVKEYAHLTPEDVEAIGAELDAIRREIESSRGASDARYIRNVIRLQRALEIGGRATLFASFLPPAWLAGTAMLSAAKIIENMEIGHNVMHGQWDWMNDPEIHSTNWEWDNAGPSEHWKITHNYLHHKYTNVLGMDDDIGYGLLRVTRDQRWTPFYLGQPVYNLLLQMFFEYGVAIQHLELGKVAKKKWAPGSPERLQFEEDRRVVLKKIGKQAAKDYLIFPLLTGPAFLSTLTANITANIVRNVWTNAVIFCGHFPDGAEKFTKGDVDNETQGEWYLRQMLGSANITGGAVMHFMTGNLSHQIEHHLFPDLPSNRLRAISVRVREMCDKYDLPYTAGSLPVQYGKSWRTIIKLSLPNKYLRRGTDDAPETKSERAFGGIGTVDPATGRRRGLRTALREGKRRVAERRQAVGSAA is encoded by the coding sequence ATGGCGATCTCGGATGTCAAGGAATACGCCCACCTCACCCCCGAGGATGTGGAGGCTATCGGCGCGGAGCTGGATGCGATCCGCCGCGAAATCGAGTCCTCCCGGGGTGCGAGCGACGCCCGCTACATCCGCAATGTGATCCGTTTGCAGCGCGCTCTGGAAATCGGTGGCCGCGCAACGCTGTTCGCCAGTTTCCTGCCGCCGGCCTGGCTGGCCGGCACCGCGATGTTGTCGGCCGCCAAGATCATCGAGAACATGGAGATCGGCCACAACGTCATGCACGGCCAGTGGGACTGGATGAACGATCCGGAAATCCACTCCACCAACTGGGAATGGGACAACGCCGGCCCGTCCGAGCACTGGAAGATCACGCACAACTACCTGCATCACAAGTACACCAACGTGCTGGGCATGGACGACGACATCGGCTACGGCCTGCTGCGCGTGACCCGCGATCAGCGGTGGACCCCGTTCTATCTCGGCCAGCCCGTATACAACCTGCTGCTGCAGATGTTCTTCGAATACGGCGTCGCCATCCAGCATTTGGAGCTGGGCAAGGTGGCGAAGAAGAAGTGGGCACCCGGATCGCCCGAGCGGCTGCAGTTCGAAGAGGACCGCCGCGTGGTGCTGAAGAAGATCGGTAAGCAGGCCGCCAAGGATTACCTGATCTTCCCGCTGCTCACCGGACCGGCGTTCCTGTCCACCCTCACGGCCAATATCACCGCGAATATCGTCCGGAATGTCTGGACCAACGCGGTCATCTTCTGCGGACACTTCCCCGACGGTGCGGAGAAGTTCACCAAGGGCGATGTGGACAACGAAACCCAGGGCGAGTGGTATCTGCGTCAGATGCTGGGCAGCGCCAATATCACCGGTGGCGCGGTCATGCATTTCATGACCGGCAACCTCTCGCACCAGATCGAACACCACCTTTTCCCGGATCTGCCGAGCAACCGGCTGCGCGCTATCTCGGTCCGGGTCCGCGAAATGTGCGATAAATACGACCTGCCCTACACCGCCGGATCCCTGCCGGTGCAGTACGGCAAGTCGTGGCGCACCATCATCAAGCTGTCGCTGCCCAACAAATATCTGCGCCGCGGCACCGACGACGCCCCGGAGACCAAGTCCGAGCGCGCATTCGGCGGCATCGGCACCGTCGACCCGGCCACCGGCCGCCGCCGCGGGCTGCGTACCGCGCTGCGCGAAGGAAAGCGCCGCGTCGCCGAGCGACGCCAGGCCGTCGGTTCGGCCGCCTGA
- a CDS encoding acetyl-CoA C-acyltransferase, with protein sequence MTTERSRRAVIVAGARTPFLRAFSDYMRMDTIDLGAQAVSGLLERVGLPKEQVQAMVWGGVILPSAAPNIAREIALDLNLGHGVEGYTVTRACASGLQAVTAAAAAIERGEYDVMIAGGSDSTSNAEVKLPQKMVHAAAPLALGKPKPKDYLSAVAQLAPFTDLVPRRPRIAERTTGEVMGESAEKMARIHGITRAEQDRFAVRSHHRAAAAIDSGRFDREVLTVRTPDGKTIDRDGLVRANTSVEKLATLAPAFARDGTVTAGNASPLTDGAAAVLLMSEEKARALGFMPLAAIRSWSFVSVDPADQVLIGPAISMPRALDKAGLSLSDVDLVDIHEAFAAQTLSVVSALASADWAKSRLDRDTAVGEVDPDILNVHGGSVSLGHPFGATGARMVATMANELALTGKSTALLGICAAGGHGASAVLERV encoded by the coding sequence ATGACTACCGAGCGTTCCCGTCGCGCCGTCATCGTCGCCGGCGCCCGCACCCCGTTCCTCCGCGCCTTCTCCGACTACATGCGGATGGACACCATCGATCTGGGCGCACAGGCGGTCTCCGGCCTCCTGGAACGGGTCGGCCTGCCGAAGGAGCAGGTGCAGGCCATGGTGTGGGGCGGGGTGATCCTGCCGAGCGCGGCCCCCAACATCGCCCGGGAGATCGCGCTGGATCTGAATCTCGGCCACGGTGTCGAGGGGTACACCGTCACCCGGGCCTGCGCCTCGGGCCTGCAGGCCGTGACCGCGGCAGCCGCCGCCATCGAACGCGGCGAGTACGACGTCATGATCGCCGGCGGCAGCGACTCGACCAGTAATGCCGAGGTGAAGCTGCCACAGAAGATGGTGCACGCCGCCGCGCCCCTGGCGCTGGGCAAACCCAAGCCCAAGGACTATCTGTCCGCGGTCGCCCAGCTGGCCCCGTTCACCGATCTCGTGCCGCGCCGTCCGCGGATCGCCGAACGCACCACCGGTGAGGTGATGGGGGAGTCCGCGGAGAAGATGGCGCGCATCCACGGGATCACCCGCGCCGAGCAGGATCGATTCGCCGTCCGGTCACATCATCGCGCGGCGGCCGCGATCGACTCCGGCCGCTTCGACCGCGAGGTGCTGACGGTGCGTACCCCCGACGGGAAGACGATCGATCGCGACGGGCTGGTGCGCGCGAACACCAGTGTGGAGAAGCTGGCGACCCTGGCGCCGGCGTTCGCACGCGACGGCACGGTGACCGCGGGAAATGCCAGTCCGCTCACCGACGGCGCCGCCGCGGTCCTACTGATGAGCGAGGAGAAGGCCCGGGCCCTGGGATTCATGCCGCTGGCGGCCATCCGGTCCTGGAGTTTCGTGAGCGTCGACCCCGCCGATCAGGTGTTGATCGGACCGGCCATCTCGATGCCGCGAGCCCTGGACAAGGCGGGCCTGTCGCTGTCCGATGTCGATCTGGTGGATATCCACGAGGCGTTCGCGGCGCAGACGCTGTCGGTGGTCTCCGCGCTGGCCAGCGCCGACTGGGCCAAATCCCGGCTGGATCGCGATACCGCGGTCGGCGAGGTCGATCCCGACATCCTCAATGTGCACGGTGGCTCGGTATCGCTGGGTCACCCGTTCGGAGCCACCGGCGCCCGTATGGTGGCGACCATGGCCAACGAATTGGCGCTGACGGGCAAGAGCACCGCGCTACTGGGCATCTGCGCCGCGGGCGGCCACGGCGCGTCCGCGGTCCTCGAACGGGTGTAG
- a CDS encoding DUF6912 family protein, with translation MPASDQGKLRVYVPATIAMLRELVAEREIRAVNDTAFAVTPALREAYASGDDEELAEVAMIDAARASLRLLAQERESALLQAEDDDTGTDTDTAGPSYSAPVYRRAVIAADVTGITLRPDLDDAVVRLSGPITYQRIASVHVDLAEAEPQVAKAVDVIDAADLGDPDAEFVLGDAEDHQLAWYAAQELPFLLDLL, from the coding sequence GTGCCTGCGTCTGATCAGGGCAAGCTACGGGTCTATGTACCGGCCACCATCGCGATGCTTCGAGAGCTGGTGGCGGAGCGCGAAATTCGCGCCGTGAACGATACGGCCTTCGCGGTCACCCCCGCTCTGCGGGAGGCCTATGCCTCCGGTGACGACGAGGAGCTGGCCGAGGTCGCCATGATCGACGCGGCACGCGCGTCGTTGCGCCTGCTCGCCCAGGAACGCGAGTCCGCGCTCCTGCAGGCCGAGGACGACGACACCGGCACCGACACCGACACGGCGGGGCCGTCCTATTCGGCCCCGGTCTACCGGCGCGCGGTGATCGCCGCGGATGTGACGGGAATTACCCTGCGACCCGATCTCGACGACGCGGTGGTCCGCCTGTCCGGCCCGATCACCTACCAGCGGATCGCCTCGGTGCACGTCGACCTGGCCGAGGCCGAACCCCAGGTGGCGAAGGCCGTCGACGTCATCGATGCCGCCGATCTCGGGGATCCGGACGCGGAGTTCGTGCTCGGCGATGCGGAGGATCATCAGCTCGCCTGGTACGCCGCACAGGAGCTGCCGTTCCTGCTCGACCTCCTCTGA
- a CDS encoding WS/DGAT/MGAT family O-acyltransferase produces MITRLSPQDSSFFRLESSSNPMHIGSLAIVRVEHPAEAAGDTAADLDYQRLLDLVDSRLPMVPRYRRKVREVPFKVGRPVWVEDSRFDLTYHVRRSALPAPGSDEQLHELVGRLTSRPLDQSRPLWEMYLIEGLSEDRCAIFTKTHSALVDGETALEIGHVILDAGPRPREVAPDTWVAHREPGEVELLGMALAEIATQPATAWEVMRDAGANASAVAAAAGRAVDAAVSRVRAAGRTAPDSIFNTSISRCRRFDIAQTALDDYRRIRRRFDCSINDAILAVVTGALRIFLQSRGEVLVESAVLRAVVPMSVYVDGAPEDALRPASEVSSFLIDLPVGEPNPVMRLSHISHATGEHSRHRRGVRARTLVHMAGFAPASLHAMSVRAASTFAEHTFNLVITNAPGPQQPMYIGGARMLEMYPVSPLLRNQASSIGITSYDGRVFYGFNADREAMADIAVLAASVRESMEEMLGACV; encoded by the coding sequence GTGATCACGAGACTGTCGCCGCAGGACTCATCGTTCTTCAGGCTCGAGTCGAGCAGCAATCCCATGCACATCGGCTCGCTCGCGATCGTGCGCGTCGAGCATCCGGCCGAGGCTGCCGGGGATACCGCGGCCGACCTGGACTATCAGCGATTACTCGATCTGGTCGACAGTCGGCTGCCGATGGTGCCGCGCTATCGCCGCAAGGTGCGCGAGGTTCCGTTCAAGGTCGGCCGCCCGGTCTGGGTGGAGGACAGCCGCTTCGATCTGACCTACCACGTGCGCCGCTCCGCGCTCCCGGCGCCGGGTTCCGACGAGCAGCTCCATGAACTCGTCGGACGGTTGACCTCACGGCCGCTGGACCAGAGCCGGCCGCTGTGGGAGATGTATCTCATCGAGGGTCTGTCCGAGGACCGGTGCGCGATCTTCACCAAAACCCATTCGGCGCTGGTGGACGGCGAAACCGCACTCGAGATCGGGCACGTCATCCTCGACGCCGGCCCGCGGCCGCGCGAGGTCGCGCCCGACACCTGGGTGGCCCACCGCGAACCCGGTGAGGTGGAGCTACTGGGTATGGCCTTGGCCGAGATCGCGACCCAGCCCGCCACCGCGTGGGAGGTGATGCGCGATGCCGGCGCCAACGCGTCCGCGGTGGCGGCGGCCGCGGGCAGAGCCGTCGACGCCGCTGTCTCCCGGGTGCGCGCCGCCGGGCGGACCGCGCCCGACAGCATCTTCAACACCTCGATCTCACGCTGCCGGCGGTTCGATATCGCGCAGACGGCGCTCGACGACTACCGCCGCATCCGCCGTCGCTTCGACTGCTCGATCAACGACGCGATCCTGGCGGTGGTCACCGGCGCGCTGCGGATATTCCTGCAGTCCCGGGGTGAGGTCCTGGTGGAATCGGCGGTGCTGCGCGCGGTGGTGCCGATGTCGGTCTACGTCGACGGAGCGCCCGAGGACGCCCTGCGTCCGGCCAGCGAGGTGTCGTCGTTCCTGATCGATCTGCCGGTCGGTGAGCCGAATCCGGTGATGCGGCTGTCGCATATCTCGCATGCCACCGGCGAGCATTCCCGCCACCGGCGCGGGGTGCGGGCGCGGACGCTGGTGCACATGGCCGGCTTCGCCCCGGCCAGCCTGCACGCGATGAGCGTCCGGGCGGCGAGTACGTTCGCAGAGCACACGTTCAATTTGGTGATCACCAACGCCCCGGGTCCGCAGCAGCCGATGTACATCGGCGGCGCGCGGATGCTGGAGATGTATCCGGTATCGCCGTTGCTGCGCAATCAGGCGTCGAGTATCGGGATCACGTCCTACGACGGGCGGGTGTTCTACGGTTTCAATGCCGACCGCGAGGCGATGGCCGATATCGCCGTGCTGGCGGCGTCGGTGCGCGAATCCATGGAGGAGATGCTCGGTGCCTGCGTCTGA
- a CDS encoding ferredoxin reductase codes for MSIRTMVSKSVKGLRAWLEAPVADAKMAGRTRLDAVRGAAARITTPLLPDDYLHLVNPLWSARELRGRIVEVRKETADAVTLVIKPGWGFDFTFTPGQYIGIGVLVDGRWHWRSYSLTCPPNWTDPDNRAKRVISIAVKAMPEGFLSSHLVNGVPQGTVVRLAAPQGGFVLPEPPPSKVLFITAGSGITPVMAMLRTMDRRAADRTDGDAMDDIVHIHSARAAADVMFGDELRALHDKHPGFTAHVHLTGDQGKFDLAELDTRFPDWRTRETWACGPAGLLNDVEKHWAAAGIGDKLHVERFEVERSAVGEGGTVTFARADRSAEVDGATSLLEAGEAAGVQMPFGCRMGICQTCVVTLTDGHVRDLRNGSEHQAGEKVQTCISAAAGDCTLDV; via the coding sequence ATGAGCATTCGCACGATGGTGTCGAAATCGGTAAAGGGCCTGCGGGCGTGGCTCGAGGCCCCGGTCGCCGACGCGAAGATGGCGGGCAGGACGCGGCTGGACGCGGTGCGTGGCGCGGCCGCCCGTATCACCACCCCGCTATTGCCCGACGATTATCTGCACCTGGTCAATCCGTTGTGGTCGGCGCGGGAACTGCGCGGCCGCATCGTGGAGGTCCGCAAGGAGACCGCCGATGCGGTCACCCTGGTGATCAAGCCGGGTTGGGGTTTCGATTTCACCTTCACCCCGGGCCAGTACATCGGTATCGGTGTCCTCGTCGACGGGCGCTGGCACTGGCGTTCGTATTCCCTTACCTGCCCGCCGAACTGGACAGATCCGGACAACCGCGCCAAGCGGGTGATCTCGATCGCGGTGAAGGCGATGCCGGAGGGCTTCCTGTCCAGTCACCTGGTCAACGGCGTCCCGCAGGGCACGGTCGTGCGACTGGCCGCACCGCAGGGCGGGTTCGTACTGCCGGAACCGCCGCCGTCGAAGGTGTTGTTCATCACCGCGGGCAGCGGTATCACGCCGGTGATGGCGATGCTGCGCACGATGGATCGCCGTGCCGCCGATCGCACCGACGGCGACGCGATGGACGACATCGTCCACATCCATTCCGCTCGTGCCGCCGCCGACGTCATGTTCGGGGACGAACTGCGGGCCCTGCACGATAAGCACCCCGGATTCACCGCCCACGTTCATCTGACCGGCGACCAGGGCAAATTCGATCTGGCCGAGCTGGACACCCGGTTCCCGGACTGGCGCACCCGCGAGACCTGGGCGTGCGGACCGGCCGGACTGCTCAACGATGTCGAAAAGCATTGGGCCGCCGCCGGTATCGGCGACAAGCTGCATGTCGAGCGGTTCGAGGTGGAGCGGTCGGCCGTCGGCGAGGGTGGCACCGTCACCTTCGCCCGCGCCGACCGCAGCGCCGAGGTCGATGGCGCCACCAGCCTGCTCGAGGCCGGTGAAGCGGCCGGAGTGCAGATGCCGTTCGGCTGCCGGATGGGCATCTGCCAGACATGCGTGGTCACCCTCACCGACGGACATGTGCGCGATCTGCGCAACGGATCCGAGCACCAGGCCGGGGAGAAGGTGCAGACCTGCATCTCGGCCGCGGCCGGAGACTGCACTCTCGACGTGTGA
- a CDS encoding Rv3235 family protein — translation MLESSASPVYTRRATTAAPVFEPPLNPDHTDTEAARGPLRRAGDRGGVRLRAPRRSTHDGRSPGTGAMGTPAVRGGGGEAGESDAAAARFAERSLRLVLEVIDGRRPLGQLRSVVEPTVLAAVETLARTAAAERRLGSAVLVTVKTAEITANGAEVCAGYDRGRRRFAIAARLVLRRGRWRVGALRMR, via the coding sequence ATGCTCGAGTCTTCTGCAAGCCCGGTTTACACCCGCCGCGCGACGACCGCGGCACCGGTGTTCGAACCGCCGCTGAATCCCGACCACACCGATACCGAGGCCGCGCGCGGACCGCTTCGGCGTGCCGGGGATCGTGGCGGCGTTCGACTCCGCGCGCCGCGCCGCTCCACACACGACGGACGCTCACCGGGGACCGGCGCGATGGGCACGCCCGCGGTTCGTGGCGGGGGCGGCGAGGCGGGGGAGAGCGACGCGGCCGCGGCTCGGTTCGCCGAGCGGTCGCTGCGATTGGTGCTCGAGGTGATCGACGGCCGTCGCCCGCTCGGTCAGCTGCGCTCGGTGGTCGAGCCGACCGTCCTCGCGGCGGTCGAAACGCTGGCCCGCACCGCGGCGGCCGAACGCCGTCTGGGCAGCGCGGTCCTGGTCACCGTGAAAACCGCCGAGATCACGGCGAACGGTGCCGAGGTCTGCGCGGGATACGACCGCGGCCGGCGGCGCTTCGCGATCGCGGCGCGCCTGGTGCTGCGGCGGGGCCGGTGGCGCGTCGGCGCGCTGCGTATGCGCTGA
- a CDS encoding fatty acid desaturase family protein, which produces MAITDIKAYSHLTAADIETLGEELDTIRRTVEQSLGERDAAYIRRTIRAQRTLEAAGRAVLFAGRNKWAWVAGTAMLSVAKIIENMELGHNISHGQWDWMNDPEIHSTSWEWDMTGTSGQWKRAHNFSHHTYTNIVGMDDDVGFGILRMTRDEQWKPINLAQPVANLILAALFEWGIALHDLKIEKMQLGVPRSDLLSEPNRQFLRKAGRQVAKDFLVYPLLTGPGWKQTLKANATANLIRNLWAYAVIFCGHFPDGAEKFTQEQFAGETRAEWYLRQMLGSANFQAGPAMAFMSGNLCYQIEHHLFPDIPSNRYPEISEQVRQLCDKYDLPYTTGSLGKQYLLAFRTIHKLALPDRFLRRTADDAPETSSERKFTLSALPLAGGSDDALFAIDPLTGRRQGLRSALAEAKAALREKARQEKAALREAKLVLQEKAQAEKQILRRRALRERATVRVRWRQRRKRLT; this is translated from the coding sequence GTGGCCATCACCGACATCAAGGCGTATTCGCACCTGACGGCAGCCGATATCGAAACCCTCGGCGAAGAACTCGACACTATCCGGCGCACCGTCGAGCAATCGCTGGGCGAGCGCGACGCCGCCTATATCCGGCGCACCATTCGGGCCCAGCGCACCCTCGAGGCCGCGGGCCGGGCGGTCCTGTTCGCCGGGCGCAACAAGTGGGCCTGGGTGGCCGGGACGGCGATGCTGTCGGTGGCCAAGATCATCGAGAACATGGAGCTCGGCCACAACATCAGCCACGGCCAGTGGGATTGGATGAACGATCCGGAAATCCACTCCACCAGCTGGGAGTGGGATATGACGGGCACCTCCGGTCAGTGGAAGCGCGCCCACAACTTCTCTCACCACACCTACACCAACATCGTCGGCATGGACGACGATGTGGGCTTCGGCATCCTGCGGATGACCCGCGACGAGCAGTGGAAGCCGATCAATCTCGCCCAGCCGGTGGCGAACCTGATCCTGGCCGCGCTGTTCGAGTGGGGTATCGCGCTGCACGATCTGAAGATCGAGAAGATGCAGCTGGGCGTCCCGCGCAGCGATCTGCTGTCGGAGCCGAATCGGCAATTCCTCCGCAAGGCCGGGCGACAGGTGGCCAAGGACTTCCTGGTCTATCCGCTGCTGACCGGTCCGGGCTGGAAGCAGACGCTCAAAGCCAATGCCACCGCCAATCTGATCCGCAATCTGTGGGCGTACGCGGTGATCTTCTGCGGCCATTTCCCCGATGGCGCCGAGAAGTTCACCCAGGAACAGTTCGCCGGCGAAACGCGGGCGGAGTGGTATCTACGGCAGATGCTCGGTAGCGCCAACTTCCAGGCGGGCCCGGCGATGGCGTTCATGAGCGGCAATCTCTGCTATCAGATCGAGCACCACCTCTTTCCGGACATTCCGAGCAATCGGTATCCGGAGATCTCCGAGCAGGTGCGGCAACTGTGCGACAAATACGATCTGCCGTACACGACCGGATCGCTCGGAAAGCAATATCTGCTCGCCTTCCGCACCATTCACAAACTGGCACTGCCCGATCGGTTCCTGCGCCGCACCGCCGACGACGCACCGGAGACCTCGTCGGAACGCAAATTCACGCTCTCGGCGCTGCCGTTGGCCGGCGGTTCCGACGACGCGCTGTTCGCGATCGACCCATTGACCGGCCGGCGGCAGGGATTGCGCTCGGCGCTGGCCGAGGCGAAAGCGGCGCTGCGCGAGAAAGCACGGCAGGAAAAGGCGGCACTGCGCGAGGCGAAACTCGTACTGCAGGAGAAAGCGCAGGCCGAGAAGCAGATCTTGCGCCGGCGGGCGCTGCGCGAGCGGGCGACCGTTCGAGTACGGTGGCGTCAGCGACGGAAGCGACTAACTTAA
- the bluB gene encoding 5,6-dimethylbenzimidazole synthase has translation MQEPSIYDVIRRRRDVRAEFTGEVVDDATLLRILDAAHRAPSVGNSQPWDFVVVRAPETLTRFAAHVADKRVEFHDSLPPERARTFDPIKIEGITESGTGIVVTHDDSRGGPQVLGRATVPETGLYSTILAIQNLWLAATSEGVGVGWVSFYDAPFLTSLMELPPGIRPVAWLCVGPVHDFQQTPDLERFGWRERRPLEDAIHWERY, from the coding sequence GTGCAAGAACCCAGCATCTACGACGTGATCCGGCGGCGCCGCGATGTGCGTGCCGAATTCACCGGGGAAGTCGTCGACGATGCGACCCTGCTCCGCATTCTCGACGCCGCGCATCGCGCACCGAGCGTGGGCAATTCACAGCCCTGGGATTTCGTGGTCGTCCGCGCCCCGGAGACCCTGACGAGATTCGCCGCCCACGTCGCCGACAAACGGGTGGAGTTCCACGATTCCCTGCCCCCGGAGCGGGCCCGCACCTTCGATCCGATCAAGATCGAGGGCATCACGGAGAGCGGCACCGGCATCGTCGTCACCCACGACGACAGCCGCGGCGGTCCGCAGGTGCTGGGCCGGGCGACCGTACCCGAAACCGGCTTGTACTCCACGATTCTGGCGATCCAGAATCTGTGGCTCGCCGCCACCTCGGAGGGGGTCGGGGTCGGCTGGGTGAGTTTCTACGACGCCCCGTTCCTCACCTCGCTCATGGAACTGCCGCCCGGTATCCGGCCCGTGGCATGGCTGTGCGTCGGACCGGTCCACGACTTTCAGCAGACGCCGGATCTGGAACGATTCGGCTGGCGTGAGCGGCGCCCACTCGAGGATGCGATCCACTGGGAACGGTACTGA